The following proteins are co-located in the Phragmites australis chromosome 10, lpPhrAust1.1, whole genome shotgun sequence genome:
- the LOC133930698 gene encoding 3-oxoacyl-[acyl-carrier-protein] synthase I, chloroplastic-like produces MQSLLLPVASAAAAPAAAPRRGRLPGRVSVRASAAAAPRRETDPKKRVVITGLGLVSVFGNDVDAYYDRLLAGESGIGPIDRFDASKFPTRFAGQIRGFSSEGYIDGKNDRRLDDCLRYCIVSGKKALEAAGLPHGSKPMEKIDKARAGVLVGTGMGGLTVFSDGVQNLIEKGYRKITPFFIPYAITNMGSALLGMDIGFMGPNYSISTACATSNYCFYAAANHIRRGEADIMVAGGTEAAIIPIGVGGFVACRALSQRNDDPKTASRPWDKDRDGFVMGEGAGILVMESLEHARKRDAPIIAEYLGGAVNCDAYHMTDPRSDGLGVSSCIKQSLEDAGVAPEEVNYINAHATSTLAGDLAEVNAIKQVFKDPSGIKINATKSMIGHCLGASGGLEAIATIKAITTGWVHPSINQFNPEEAVEFDTVPNVKKQHEVNVGISNSFGFGGHNSVVVFAPFKP; encoded by the exons ATGCAGAGCCTCCTCCTTCCGGTCGCCTCCGCGGCCGCGGCCCCAGCGGCGGCTCCGCGGCGAGGGCGTCTCCCGGGGCGCGTCTCCGTCCGCGCGtccgcggcggcggccccgCGGCGGGAGACGGATCCCAAGAAGCGGGTGGTGATCACGGGCTTGGGGCTGGTCTCCGTGTTCGGGAACGACGTGGACGCCTACTACGACCGCCTGCTCGCCGGGGAGAGCGGCATCGGTCCCATCGACCGCTTCGACGCGTCCAAGTTCCCCACCCGCTTCGCCGGCCAGATCCGGGGCTTCTCCTCCGAGGGATACATCGACGGAAAGAACGACCGCCGCCTCGACGACTGCCTCCGCTACTGCATCGTCAGCGGCAAGAAGGCGCTCGAGGCCGCCGGACTGCCCCACGGCTCGAAGCCCATGGAGAAG ATTGACAAGGCCCGGGCTGGCGTGCTTGTGGGTACCGGTATGGGTGGCCTCACAGTGTTTTCTGATGGTGTTCAGAATCTTATTGAGAAGGGATACAGAAAAATAACTCCTTTCTTTATCCCATATGCTATAACAAACATGGGATCTGCCCTGCTTGGAATGGACATTGGTTTCATGGGTCCAAACTACTCTATCTCAACTGCATGCGCTACCTCGAACTACTGTTTCTACGCTGCAGCGAATCATATTCGCAGAGGCGAAGCTGATATAATGGTTGCTGGTGGTACTGAAGCCGCAATAATCCCTATTGGTGTCGGCGGGTTTGTTGCATGTAGAGCACTGTCACAGAGGAATGATGACCCTAAAACAGCATCCAGACCCTGGGACAAGGACCGTGATGGTTTTGTCATGGGGGAAGGAGCTGGAATTCTG GTCATGGAGAGCCTAGAGCATGCAAGGAAACGTGATGCACCGATAATCGCGGAGTATTTAGGAGGTGCTGTGAACTGTGATGCTTACCATATGACTGACCCAAGATCCGATGGTCTTGGTGTTTCATCATGCATTAAGCAAAGTCTTGAAGATGCTGGTGTGGCGCCAGAGGAG GTCAATTACATCAATGCTCATGCCACGTCCACCCTTGCTGGTGATCTGGCAGAGGTGAATGCCATCAAGCAAGTCTTTAAGGACCCATCTGGgataaaaataaatgcaacCAAG TCCATGATAGGACATTGCCTTGGTGCATCAGGCGGTTTGGAAGCCATTGCTACTATTAAAGCGATAACTACTGGATGGGTGCATCCGAGCATAAACCAATTT AACCCAGAAGAAGCGGTTGAATTTGACACAGTACCGAACGTAAAAAAACAGCATGAAGTGAATGTTG GTATCTCTAATTCCTTTGGATTCGGAGGACACAATTCGGTGGTAGTTTTTGCACCATTTAAGCCCTAA